One genomic window of Phycisphaerales bacterium includes the following:
- a CDS encoding sodium/proton-translocating pyrophosphatase: protein MPVPSTPSLTLTLGAIGDIPAPFYVAPIAGIAALATAVYLRGSVMSKPEGEGETVRIAQAVRDGAMAYLKSQYKVVGIVFIFLIAVLGLMVWAELEPVWAMVGVPVAGFLSGLCGWFGMRMATNASARTATACKESLNDGLTVAFRSGAVMGLTCVGVAILDLSFWYFFFVSFGDKLGAFSLAEEGNREGLLAAMVTVLISFKMGASLQALFARVGGGIFTKAADVGADLVGKVEAGIPEDDARNPATIADNVGDNVGDVAGMGADLYESYYSSIIAAIALGVSAAFSVTVLRGMEGGFDLAMKVGTLPIVLAGVGIIASIIGVFAVRTKEDAGFKQLLKSLHVGVWLASGLLVLAAFGVPFLLVGDAETGRTLGVQWWQFSLSICAGLFSGLLIAWWTEYCTSYEHPPTKRIASQAITGPATVIITGIAEGMKSTWLSIFAVVVAILVAFGISGGNENLLMGLYGVGIAAVGMLATLGITLATDAYGPIADNAGGNAEMAGQPPEVRERTDLLDSIGNTTAATGKGFAIGSAALTALALLAAYVQVVQYHVDKQTTKFANEQVVVMTADGTAELQGAVAIYEGHRRFGIMAPGEGRDGGNYTGGAIILDPSQFDEIAERGHFGGGGALDLVEPGMEFTLMWEGDLATSRNLTLVGDLPHDNHSHAITIRAVSTGQITISDILTFYNVTMTNPSLLGGLFIGVMLTFLFCALTMDAVGRAANIMMQECRRQFGEMRGLFRKEGMSEEDIANPQSWPNQVGSGAETYPNYARCVTIATNGALKEMVLPSILAVLVPVATGLALGVSGVMGLLAGGLITGFAVAVFMANAGGAWDNAKKLLESYGRITATDALNDSAKREKIPADIRDDILARAREMVESGHGDEYVYGKGSDDHKATVVGDTVGDPFKDTSGPSLNILIKLLSSVAVVFAGVVVKFAPGIGAALGLS, encoded by the coding sequence ATGCCCGTGCCATCGACGCCATCGCTGACCCTGACGCTCGGGGCCATCGGCGACATCCCAGCGCCGTTCTACGTCGCCCCGATCGCGGGCATCGCCGCCCTGGCCACCGCGGTCTACCTGCGCGGCAGCGTCATGAGCAAGCCCGAGGGCGAGGGCGAGACCGTCCGCATCGCCCAGGCCGTCCGCGATGGCGCGATGGCCTACCTCAAGAGCCAGTACAAGGTCGTGGGCATCGTCTTCATCTTCCTGATCGCCGTGCTCGGCCTCATGGTCTGGGCCGAGCTCGAGCCCGTCTGGGCCATGGTGGGCGTGCCCGTCGCCGGCTTCCTGAGCGGCCTGTGCGGGTGGTTCGGCATGCGGATGGCGACCAACGCCAGCGCCCGGACGGCGACGGCCTGTAAAGAGAGCCTCAACGACGGACTCACCGTCGCGTTCCGCTCGGGCGCGGTCATGGGCCTGACGTGCGTGGGCGTGGCCATCCTGGACCTGAGCTTCTGGTACTTCTTCTTCGTGAGCTTCGGCGACAAGCTCGGCGCCTTCAGCCTGGCCGAGGAAGGCAACCGCGAGGGCCTGCTGGCCGCGATGGTGACCGTGCTGATCTCGTTCAAGATGGGTGCGTCGCTGCAGGCCCTGTTCGCCCGCGTGGGCGGCGGCATCTTCACCAAGGCAGCCGACGTCGGTGCCGACTTGGTCGGTAAGGTCGAGGCCGGCATCCCCGAAGACGACGCACGCAACCCGGCGACCATCGCCGACAACGTGGGCGACAACGTCGGCGACGTCGCGGGCATGGGCGCCGACCTGTACGAGAGTTATTACTCGAGCATCATCGCCGCGATCGCCCTGGGCGTGTCGGCGGCCTTCAGCGTGACCGTGCTCCGCGGCATGGAAGGCGGCTTCGACCTGGCCATGAAGGTCGGCACGCTTCCGATCGTGCTGGCCGGCGTGGGCATCATCGCCTCGATCATCGGCGTGTTCGCCGTGCGGACCAAGGAAGACGCCGGCTTCAAGCAACTGCTCAAGAGCCTGCACGTGGGCGTCTGGCTCGCCTCGGGCCTGCTGGTGCTCGCGGCGTTCGGCGTGCCGTTCTTGCTGGTGGGCGACGCCGAGACCGGGCGGACCCTGGGCGTGCAGTGGTGGCAGTTCAGCCTCTCGATCTGCGCCGGCCTGTTCAGCGGCTTGCTGATCGCCTGGTGGACCGAGTATTGCACGAGCTACGAGCACCCGCCCACCAAGCGCATCGCCAGCCAGGCCATCACCGGGCCGGCGACCGTCATCATCACCGGCATCGCCGAGGGCATGAAGAGCACGTGGCTCTCGATCTTCGCGGTGGTCGTGGCCATCCTGGTTGCCTTCGGCATCTCGGGTGGCAACGAGAACCTGCTGATGGGCCTGTACGGCGTGGGCATCGCCGCCGTCGGCATGCTCGCGACGCTGGGCATCACGCTGGCGACCGACGCCTACGGCCCCATCGCCGACAACGCGGGCGGCAACGCCGAGATGGCCGGCCAGCCCCCGGAGGTCCGCGAGCGCACCGACCTGCTCGACTCAATCGGCAACACGACCGCCGCAACGGGCAAGGGCTTCGCCATCGGGTCGGCCGCGCTTACCGCGCTTGCGCTGCTGGCGGCGTATGTGCAGGTGGTCCAGTACCACGTCGATAAGCAGACGACCAAGTTCGCCAACGAGCAGGTCGTCGTGATGACCGCTGATGGCACGGCTGAGCTCCAGGGCGCTGTCGCGATCTACGAGGGCCACCGGCGTTTCGGGATCATGGCGCCCGGCGAGGGCCGCGACGGCGGGAACTACACGGGCGGCGCGATCATCCTCGACCCCAGCCAGTTCGACGAGATCGCCGAGCGCGGCCACTTCGGTGGCGGCGGGGCGCTCGACCTGGTCGAGCCCGGCATGGAGTTCACGCTGATGTGGGAGGGCGACCTCGCCACGTCTCGCAACCTCACGCTCGTGGGCGATCTGCCGCACGACAACCACTCGCACGCGATCACGATCCGTGCGGTGTCCACCGGGCAGATCACGATCTCCGACATCCTGACGTTCTACAACGTGACGATGACCAACCCGAGCCTGCTAGGCGGGCTGTTCATCGGCGTGATGCTGACGTTCCTGTTCTGCGCCCTGACCATGGACGCGGTGGGCCGGGCGGCCAACATCATGATGCAGGAGTGTCGCCGCCAGTTCGGCGAGATGCGTGGGCTCTTCCGCAAGGAGGGCATGAGCGAGGAAGACATCGCCAACCCGCAGAGCTGGCCCAACCAGGTCGGCTCGGGGGCCGAGACCTATCCCAACTACGCCCGCTGCGTCACCATCGCGACCAACGGCGCGCTCAAGGAGATGGTGCTCCCCAGCATCCTGGCGGTGCTCGTGCCGGTTGCGACGGGCCTGGCGCTGGGCGTCAGCGGCGTCATGGGCCTTCTCGCTGGTGGGCTGATCACGGGCTTCGCGGTGGCGGTCTTCATGGCCAACGCCGGCGGCGCGTGGGACAACGCCAAGAAGCTGCTGGAGAGCTACGGCCGCATCACCGCGACCGACGCACTCAACGACTCGGCCAAGCGCGAGAAGATTCCCGCGGACATCCGCGATGACATCCTCGCGCGTGCCCGCGAGATGGTCGAGAGCGGCCACGGTGACGAGTACGTCTACGGCAAGGGCAGCGACGACCACAAGGCCACCGTCGTGGGCGACACCGTGGGCGACCCGTTCAAGGACACGTCCGGCCCGTCGCTCAACATCCTCATCAAGCTGCTCAGCTCGGTGGCGGTGGTGTTCGCGGGCGTGGTCGTGAAGTTCGCGCCGGGCATCGGCGCGGCGCTCGGCCTGAGCTGA
- a CDS encoding DUF4198 domain-containing protein, protein MQSRRLLPIIAAVLGCVSLASAHEFWVRPSQFEAAPGQLGRFFLMHGHRFEGEFVPRNEPYVKRFEIVDAQGTQQVMGRHGQPTNVARLRTAGTSVIAYESEEVLSELGPERFAAYLEEQGLDHITTQREALGETNQPGIEMYARCAKALVRVGEDAAGLEDRVVGLPLELVLEPLESASAGQQARVRVLYLGEPMADARVVAVSQRAAAGGTSSAQIVRTDAEGYAPIDLELAGPWMLTCLHMFRTDDRDDADWKSFWASLTFAVGEG, encoded by the coding sequence ATGCAATCGCGACGCCTTCTCCCAATCATCGCGGCCGTGCTCGGCTGCGTCAGCCTCGCCAGCGCCCACGAATTCTGGGTGCGTCCGAGCCAATTCGAGGCCGCCCCGGGCCAGCTCGGCCGGTTCTTCCTCATGCACGGCCATCGCTTCGAGGGCGAGTTCGTGCCTCGCAACGAGCCGTACGTCAAGCGGTTCGAGATCGTCGATGCGCAGGGCACGCAGCAGGTCATGGGCCGCCATGGGCAACCGACCAACGTTGCTCGGCTCCGCACCGCTGGCACCAGCGTGATTGCCTACGAGAGCGAGGAAGTGCTCAGCGAGCTCGGGCCCGAGCGATTCGCGGCCTATCTCGAAGAGCAGGGGCTCGATCACATCACCACGCAGCGCGAGGCCCTCGGCGAGACCAACCAGCCGGGCATCGAGATGTACGCCCGCTGCGCCAAGGCGCTCGTGCGCGTCGGTGAGGATGCCGCAGGCCTCGAAGACCGCGTCGTCGGGCTTCCACTCGAACTCGTCCTGGAGCCGCTGGAATCTGCGAGCGCCGGGCAGCAGGCCCGCGTGCGGGTGCTCTACCTGGGCGAGCCGATGGCCGACGCGCGGGTAGTCGCCGTCTCCCAGCGGGCCGCGGCCGGCGGAACGTCGTCGGCCCAGATCGTGCGGACGGACGCCGAGGGCTACGCGCCGATCGACCTGGAACTCGCCGGCCCCTGGATGCTCACCTGCCTGCACATGTTCCGCACCGACGACCGGGACGATGCCGACTGGAAGAGCTTCTGGGCGTCCCTGACGTTCGCGGTCGGCGAGGGCTGA
- a CDS encoding DUF4331 domain-containing protein has product MPNIRNRLARTGTCMTAAAAIAAAAGAAAFMTPATLASSHSDAPLIDQDPMANLTDVYAFVGTKYDDPSVEVLNIVANVRPFVEPGDGPHYERFADDARYSLHVANPMTGETLIRYDFTFSDVDGGLKNPGTILSYGLGTEPGAIMEIGDARQNFTQTYAVERVDGSGATTLASDAVTGPPNPGNRVTPLYNDADGFAMSGAQTLDDLDAYTRQAIIDGDEGTVFFAGTRDDSFYADVPGVFDLLNPRILDRNGDLSDGLGQDGNGVDGFKGFNVLTFAVQVPLSELPQLPYSDAFFGDQRGVGVYASVARRQFTERVAGDDIRSTGPWVQVNRLGNPLFNEVLVALADKDRYNATDPVDDAQFSTYAENPEVAALINLVYGTDFATSGRVDLAAVYVPDVIRVATTTGPVRLAGDDGFSRLGFIGGDVTADMGGVSSGWPNGRRFGDDVVDIALTAVASGPDYAAITLVGDNVTENDIPFNGVFPYAATPHSGANNSKDRTPTDFDIADIDGDGMITIFDVLEFLNIWERAGAFM; this is encoded by the coding sequence ATGCCGAACATCCGAAACAGACTCGCCCGCACCGGAACCTGCATGACGGCCGCCGCCGCCATCGCTGCCGCCGCAGGCGCGGCTGCGTTCATGACGCCCGCGACGCTGGCCTCGAGCCACAGCGACGCGCCGTTGATCGACCAGGACCCCATGGCCAACCTGACGGACGTGTACGCCTTCGTCGGCACGAAGTACGACGACCCGAGCGTCGAGGTCCTGAACATCGTGGCGAACGTCCGCCCGTTCGTTGAGCCCGGCGATGGACCGCACTACGAGCGCTTCGCCGACGACGCCCGGTACAGCCTGCACGTGGCGAACCCGATGACCGGCGAGACGCTGATCCGCTACGACTTCACGTTCTCCGACGTCGACGGGGGCCTCAAGAATCCCGGCACGATCCTGAGCTACGGGCTGGGCACCGAGCCCGGCGCGATCATGGAGATCGGCGACGCGCGGCAGAACTTCACCCAGACGTATGCGGTTGAGCGTGTCGATGGCTCGGGCGCGACGACGCTCGCGTCCGATGCCGTCACCGGCCCGCCCAACCCCGGCAACCGCGTCACGCCGCTGTACAACGACGCCGACGGATTCGCGATGTCGGGCGCCCAGACGCTCGACGACCTCGACGCCTATACGCGCCAGGCGATCATCGACGGCGACGAGGGCACGGTGTTCTTCGCCGGCACCCGCGACGACAGCTTCTATGCCGACGTACCGGGCGTGTTCGACCTGCTGAACCCGCGCATCCTCGATCGCAACGGCGACCTGAGCGACGGCCTGGGCCAGGACGGCAACGGCGTCGACGGCTTCAAGGGCTTCAACGTTCTGACGTTCGCGGTGCAGGTGCCGCTCAGCGAACTGCCGCAGCTGCCCTACAGCGATGCCTTCTTCGGCGACCAGCGGGGCGTGGGCGTGTACGCCTCGGTAGCCCGACGCCAGTTCACCGAGCGCGTCGCGGGCGACGACATCCGCTCGACCGGGCCGTGGGTCCAGGTCAATCGCCTGGGCAATCCGCTGTTCAACGAGGTGCTCGTCGCGCTCGCCGACAAGGACCGCTACAACGCGACCGACCCGGTCGACGACGCCCAGTTCTCGACCTACGCCGAGAATCCGGAGGTTGCCGCGCTGATCAACCTCGTCTATGGCACCGACTTCGCGACCTCCGGCCGTGTCGATCTTGCCGCCGTCTACGTCCCAGACGTCATCCGTGTCGCGACGACGACCGGACCGGTGCGCCTGGCGGGCGACGACGGCTTCAGCCGGCTCGGCTTCATCGGGGGGGACGTGACCGCGGACATGGGCGGCGTCTCGAGCGGATGGCCCAACGGTCGCCGCTTCGGCGACGACGTCGTGGACATTGCGCTCACGGCCGTTGCCAGCGGCCCCGACTACGCCGCCATCACGCTCGTCGGCGACAACGTCACCGAGAACGACATTCCTTTCAACGGCGTGTTCCCGTATGCGGCGACGCCCCACTCGGGCGCCAACAACAGCAAGGATCGCACGCCGACGGACTTCGACATCGCCGACATCGACGGCGACGGCATGATCACGATCTTCGACGTGCTCGAGTTCCTGAACATCTGGGAGCGCGCCGGCGCATTCATGTAA
- a CDS encoding rod shape-determining protein — translation MRYLDRITSLFSVDMGIDLGTCNTLVAVRGQGIVLNEPSVVAVRKGTNEVLKNGQAVGWMAKEMLGKTPGSIAAVRPLKDGVISDFQITEAMLGYFIRKVNQLTRNWGFIGPRVVISVPSGITAVEKRAVFDSAEHAGARRTYLLEEPVAAAIGAGLPVAEPTASMIVDIGGGTTEVAVMSLADIAVCESVRVAGDDMDEAIMNHMRRTYNLMIGEQTAERIKIELGSAGKASDESTIEVRGRDMISGLPRKATITSEEIREALSEPISQIIETVTRTLEKVEPELAADLVENGIMLAGGGALLRGLPEVLRKATGLECKLADDPLTCVARGTAIYLEHIEEWKATLENDIDV, via the coding sequence GTGCGGTACCTAGACCGTATCACGAGCTTGTTCAGTGTCGATATGGGTATCGACCTGGGCACTTGCAACACGCTTGTCGCCGTCCGCGGGCAGGGCATCGTGCTCAACGAGCCCAGCGTGGTGGCCGTCCGCAAGGGCACCAACGAGGTCCTCAAGAACGGGCAGGCCGTCGGCTGGATGGCCAAGGAGATGCTGGGCAAGACGCCCGGCTCGATTGCCGCCGTCCGCCCGCTGAAGGACGGCGTGATCAGCGATTTCCAGATCACCGAAGCCATGCTGGGCTATTTCATCCGTAAGGTGAACCAGCTGACGCGCAACTGGGGCTTCATCGGGCCACGCGTGGTCATCAGCGTGCCCAGCGGCATCACCGCCGTCGAGAAGCGAGCCGTCTTCGATAGCGCCGAGCATGCGGGCGCCCGCCGGACGTACCTGCTCGAAGAGCCCGTGGCCGCGGCTATTGGTGCCGGGCTGCCCGTGGCCGAGCCGACCGCGAGCATGATCGTCGATATCGGCGGCGGCACGACCGAGGTCGCCGTCATGTCGCTGGCCGATATCGCCGTGTGCGAGAGCGTCCGCGTCGCTGGCGACGACATGGACGAGGCGATCATGAACCACATGCGCCGCACGTACAACCTGATGATCGGCGAGCAGACCGCCGAGCGCATCAAGATCGAGCTCGGCTCGGCCGGTAAGGCCAGCGACGAGAGCACCATCGAGGTCCGCGGCCGCGACATGATCAGCGGCCTGCCCCGCAAGGCCACCATCACCAGCGAGGAGATTCGCGAGGCGCTCAGCGAGCCCATCAGCCAGATCATCGAGACCGTGACGCGGACGCTCGAGAAGGTCGAGCCCGAGCTGGCCGCCGACCTGGTCGAGAACGGCATCATGCTCGCCGGCGGCGGGGCACTCTTGAGAGGGCTGCCCGAGGTGCTCCGCAAGGCAACCGGCCTCGAGTGCAAGCTGGCCGACGATCCGCTGACGTGCGTCGCGCGCGGCACGGCGATCTACCTCGAGCACATCGAGGAGTGGAAGGCCACCCTCGAGAACGACATCGACGTGTAA
- a CDS encoding DUF1427 family protein, translating into MPVTLKTVIGFALAFALGAACRWIDVPVPAPNKLIGALLVLAVTLGYLAADRVLPPVEVSAQTDPAQTEKTRDDPRTAAGE; encoded by the coding sequence ATGCCCGTGACGCTCAAGACCGTGATCGGCTTCGCCCTGGCCTTCGCTCTGGGGGCCGCCTGCCGCTGGATCGACGTCCCCGTGCCGGCCCCCAACAAGCTGATCGGGGCCCTGCTGGTCCTCGCCGTCACGCTGGGGTACCTGGCGGCCGACCGAGTGCTCCCTCCCGTGGAGGTCTCGGCCCAGACCGACCCGGCCCAGACAGAAAAAACCCGCGACGATCCAAGGACCGCCGCGGGCGAATGA